The DNA sequence TCCCATGAGGCGCTTTACCAGTGTGGAAAACAAGGATTTTCATCATCCCCACAGTTTGCTTATCATGCTGAACAATAGCCTTGTCCATACCAGTAGCTTTCCAGTATCCATTCTTTATAGCACGGTTCGTCTTCGACCCAATTCCATATTTTTTTCCTCTTGCACAGAAGAAGTACCACTCCAAATCCCCACTTTTCAGATGTGACTTAcctgaaaataaataaacaaaaaacgtttgtttatttatttatttattttttgcttCAGCAAACATGTAAGttacaaattatttaaaaaaatttatataagaAGTGATATCGTTTAAATTCTTATGCATTTGTTGCGCCAACACATTTGTTTGTGCGATCTACATGCAGTATTCGATATGCATTTGTTTGAAGGCTTATCATTTAGACAATTTAAGTTCAAAAAAATAGATCTATGTATATAAAGATGTTAATAatgaattattttaatttatttcaaaaacaGTTTTCTATACCaaagatatatttttatgtaaaaagaGAATGTCTTTGCAGCACTCGCATCTTTTTtcatttcaataatttttttttaccaaaccAAGCCTCACTACGTTTTTTCATAACAGAAAAATCCTGGTTAAATATGCTATTGACACCGGCGACATTGAAGAAGTCATTCTTGGCTTGTTGTGTGTACTTTTGTGTATTCATATATTGTTGGAGACGATGATAATggcttaaaaattttaattttgttctcaGCCaggtttttagagagaatttgAATGAAGTTCGTTAGAGGATTGGGTGAACTCTATAAAATTATAGAAGTTTACTAAGAGTTGGGCGAACTCATCCTAAACAAAAAAACGCATTCCAGAGattaaagttaaaataaagtgtttttgaaaaaaaaatttcacataaaaatgGATTTAGGATGTAAAATCACATCTGCATTCAAAGGAGAAGAAataatcaaatacaaaataaaagcattaaagaaatttaaaagacaCTTTTCTCTTTACCAATGCTAAACCAAACACAGCCAAAAATAAAGAGATGCGCTTAGTTCTAACCTTGGAGATTCCAGGGACAATACTGATAAACGTTAATCTCAGCAATCACATTGGGTAACTTTTTGCCTGTCACTTTTCTCTTCAGAAAATACTTTAGAAGCTCTACATCAGTGGGATTGAAATGAAATCCCGgaattaatttttctttctccATGTAATCTATAATTtgtcaatataaaaaaaatgtcaaattttaatttttaaattttaaatcctaatTTTAGACGAGATAacaatcctaaatcctaagactATAGGTGAAGAACAGAGTCTGCTGTGCATCACAAAGGAGAGAGGATAGTCAAGATTAATAACGAGATGAATTGTGAAGGGTAATAATTATGGAGATAGTACGAAACAGAATTGATAAAAGAGGAGAATCACAATTCACATatgtgaaagaaaaaaaaaaagaaaaaaacggGAAAGGACAGAAGAAGAGTGAAAATTACACGTTGGTATTGGCTCCATTAAGAAAACTGAGAAGAAGTGGGTTGTTGGTTTTTATGTTGTAGTTTGAACTTTAAAATATCTAGTTGTGTAAAAAGGAAAAGATCTTTCGGCGCTAAGTATCACAGATTAGAGTAAACAGTCAAATACTTTTATTTATGttgagtttttaatttttaatttagaaaaatcCCTCACTGCCGATCGCCTCTCCTTTAAGTGAGAAGGGGTGAGCCTTCGCTTTTTGGATCGTCTTCTGTCCAATCTCCAATAACAGAACCTTTGAAGTTTGAGACCGAAAAAAGCCTTGGAAACAACTCTTTAAAAACACCGTGAGGTAACCAGATATCCTCTCAGAACCGTACTGTTTTGCCATTCCCTACATTAATATACAAACCACTGATCATTTTTTCTCTCACATGTGGCTTACTTATTTGTAACTGGCAAATATCCTTCCAAGGACTCCCTTGTAAGTACAGGCTGACCACACAGCATCTCATTCGGATTCAAGTTATTACAGGAGCAGATGACTTTCTTCCACAGGGGACAATCCTCTTTCGAGAACCTCCACCACCACTTAAAGAGCAAAGCTGTATTCCGAATTACTGTATCTCCAATTCCTAGACCACCTGCCTTTTTTGGAGCCATCACCACTTCCCATTTTACTAGTGGTATCCCATTTCTCCCATTCTCTTTACTCCACAAGAAGCGCCTTTGGAGTGAGATCAACTTCTCCGCTACTGCCTTCGACATCTTATATAGGCTAAGATAGTAGATAGGCAAACTATTCATAACAGACTTAATAAGAACCAGCTTACCCACTTTGTTTAGGGTCTTTACTTTTCACAGACTTAACTTGTCTTCCACCTTATCAATCACCGGTTTTCAAGTCTTCACAAGCCTCGGGTTTGCTCCAAGAGAAATGCCAAGATATCAGACTGGTAGAGACTCCTCCTTGCATCCAGTAACTGACACATCTTACACGCCCAACCGGAATGAAGCTAGACTTCTCAAAATTGATACTCAACCCTGACATCAGCTCAAAGCAACGTAACAATCGCTTGTAGTTCCTGATAGTCTCTTCCTCAGTAGGACAGAAGAGAATGGTATCATCTGCAAGTTATCCCTTCCAACCAAAAGTGGATAGAGATGGGTAATTGACGTATCAGTACTAACATTTTACATACAAGTTTTATTATTCACTAATGATAactctatttatattaatatagagagcaaatcaaataaatatttaaattattggtttctaaaattaaaaaaaaattattcttcataaatatgtttattataatttttttaatttttaaaagctGTTTTACCAAACACAATTGCAATGCTTGTGCttattaaaagttatttttaacGTGATTTTACCAAACGCAAGTGCTGCAATTTTTAAAAAGCTTTCTTTTAAAAGACAGCTTTTATAAGTTACTtttgaaaagtaaattttaCTAAACCAAGCCTAAAAATACAACTGTGTAACCAATTTCAATTTCCAtcaactaattttaatatttttaatactataaaaaaagcaataattttaaaaaaaataaaaatctatttcaaattcaGAACTtctaaataaaagaataaaagataaataagtctattaattttaaaattgacttgTTCAACTTCATCAATGATGGATGTATTTGTTTTGCTttgtaaaataatataataaataaatgaaatatgATGTGGCTTCTGTCTGGGTATAGAGGAGTTTACCTGTTTTTCCAATAGCCACCTGATCAGCAGCTCCCTTCCAGAGCGACGGAACAGTTTCACGAATGGTGGTCGGAAATGAAGACAGACTTTGGACGAAGACAAAATGAAAGCAGAGAGGAACAGTTTCACGAATGGTGGTCGGAAATGAAGACAGACTTTGGACGAAGACAAAATGAAAGCAGAGAGACCCTTTTAGTAGCGATACTGTGCTGAAATGTGTGGAAGGCAAGAAACATTTTCACCTTTGAGGGAGTGAAGAAGCCATAGGAGGAGTTGCTGGCTAGAACACAACTCAGTAACTATGAACAGagcttcttcttttctttctattggAATAAGATAATTTGGGCTACTGATTAACCTTTTGGGAAACCCCCTCCCGTGAAATTCAAGGGGTcagttcttttctttttattgatttttattataattttatatgtttagctttaattactttgttagttcttgcaaaatttttaattaagtctatatatatatatatatatatatatatatatatatatatattttttttttaattgagttcttatatttttttatttaggtcTCTGCACCAATTTTTCTTAGTTGAATTCTTATACAATTAAGATAATTACTGTCAAGAAAGACCTAACGATCTGGCTTAGACTTATTTGTCAACTTTCTAGCTGaagcattttttatttacaCCTCTTTTCATCTAAAATCCCAATGGATTTGTCAAGTTCATGGATTTGTCAAGTTCACCGGTTGAACTTCACCCATATAATTAAACCATACTATACTCTTACTACAAGTACGATCACTGCCAATGTTATTACGCTAGAGCCATGGTTcaagactttttttttttttttcgatcgAAAGCATCCAATATCTTTGCATGGAAGTGGGCAAAACATGAAGgttaaatttgtatttattcTTTGCTGCTTACATTAAAGGCACCATGCTTGTGAGTAGTTTGGTGTTGGTATATATATAATGTCATTGAAGAAGAGGAGAAAATGAGTAACATGGAAGAACTGGGCAAgtaagtttttttaattttaattttttttttttttacatgagAGAGATGGGTGGATGTATGAGTTCCCAATTCCACATTTGTCAGTAGTGTTGGTGTTAGCCCGAGTTAGAAAGACAGAGAAGGGGGAATAGGACAATACAAATCCCTGGCAATTTGCATGAAAACCATATTAATGTATATCACATTATAATATCATTTACATATATTTCACCAATTTAGTTtccattttaaaattaaatattgcaAACAATGCAGCAACATCATTAAcaaatttcaattacaattttCCGGAGTGAAGTATTGAAGAATCAAATCTGGGAAGACAGATGCGTTGAACAGCTAAGATCATTACCAAAAATAACAGAGTAGTTGCCCAACACCGTAGACCTGCCCACGATTTCTTCCATGAAAGGGTCATGCAGAAGAGTGTGCTGGCCCTGCATCTGACTCTGCATGAATCCGTAATTGCACCACGTAGAACATCCAACGTGAATCCGTTCTATTCCCCAAAAATACCTGTACACTGTACTATCCAAACGCTTAGGAGGCTCATGCAGCTTCTTTCACCAAGTAGCAGCTTCATGCACATGAAGATGTAATGAAAGAAAAGATAATATAAAAGACCCAGGATTCAGCAAATTTGGCCTGGTGTACTGTTAACGTATTTTGGTTCTTAGAATCTTCCTCCTATCAGGAGAAAAGAGGTTGCTGCATGCCACCACCTATTATCCTTCACTCTGTCAAAAACCTCAAAAGTGTCTCCACTGAGAATCAATTGACACGCAAGCTTGGTTAAAAATGGAACAAGCAAGTGATCATTATTAACCTATTATCTCACAATATTCCATTCAAAACTTTCTGGTAATAATCATACTGCCGTGTCCTCCACGCATCCAGACTACTGCTAATAAGTGAAAGCACCAAGGAGACACATTGCTGCCAGAAGGAAAAAAAAGGTTAAAATCACATCCAAAACACTGTAATTACGAAAGAAATGTTATTATTGGAACCTCTTCTGTTAAACTCAGATGAAATCGCTTTCGTAAGTTCTGTATTGTTCTTGCACCGCCTTTAAAGCATGGAAAACCTGAGTCCTGATTCCAACATAAGCGtaattttttaagaatgaaaAAAGTACAAACCCAATATGAATTGGGAGTATTACTGAATGAAGCTAACATTTGTATTACCTGCAACATCTCGACAAGAAGAATAATTCGCTCAGCATGCTTGCGGCAAGTAAGGAACCCTTGAATGCATAAAACCTGGGGTAACATGACAAAGCAAGCAGACAAATTTAGAGCTAACAATAGCATATGCAATTTGAAGTTTCTCAAAAGATTAGTTTCATTAGCACCTTGAAGTAATCAAAGAACTCGCTTGGAACACCTTCAGCATCAGAATCCATGACCTAGCACAATTATATTATTGTGAATTTGTGAACAATGTTATAGAATCTAACACCCAATGAAATAGATATAATTTAAGTTTACCTCAAGAAGCTCTCGGGTTAACTTGAAAGGTGCACTTTCAAAATTAACACCGCCAGGTGAGTTGGAAAGCATGAAGCCAAAATCAATATGTATGATGTGACCTTCTTCATCCAATAAAAGGTTTCCATTATGCCTATCCTTCACCTGAATAGGAAAAAGGGCATAAATGAGAAATAGAAAGAATACAATTTGATAACAATAAACTGCAAAATATTGCTAAAACTCTCATTGAAATAAGACAAGGACCAGTCACCAAGGGGCTTCAAACCTGTAATAGGTAGCACACAAGGGAATACCCAGCCATACTCTCGACAAAGTTCCTCTGAAACAAACAAATATACTAACAAGGTAAAAAAGGAAAGGGAATCATCTATATTTTTAACACAACAAGGTGCATCAAACAAGTTAGAATCAATAAAATGACAAAGAAACAGTTTATGCCAAGGATTACAAATTTACAAGAACTTGAGTGATAATTTTAATCATGGTCCATTTTCCTTTACTTGATTGTGCAAGGAGGCAACTTTTTCATGTAGTTTAGTTAAAATACATCAAGGGAGGAAGGATAGGAGTACTGCTAAATAACCAACCAAAACAATTGGTTCCGGTTCAGCTCTTTTCTCGAAACAAAAACATCAACCTTTTCAAGAAAATGTGAATTTAGTGTTACAAAATGAGAGAGCAAAAGGGACATATAAAACAAAACATGATATATAGTAATGAAACCTAATTAAGAAGGCATTAAAAATCATAAGATAGACAATTTCTGTCAACAGCAACATTATTGTAATTGCATCTGTAAATTACCTGGGCAAGTTTGAAACTTGGAGAATTTTCTTGATACTTGGCATTGAAGAATTCACGCAAACTTGAGATGTTGGGATGTCTACTTTTGATTGAATGTAGAGAAGCCTAAAAAAGCACAAATTCTTTTAATAATGAAGACAAAAAGTTAATACATTTCAACGGATTTAAAGTGGTGTAAGCTGAGAAATACCGTATCTGGAATCGTTTCAATAAGAGCCGTATACGAAGAAGTACATAAAACTTCATAAGGGCGCAACCAAAGAGGTAGTCCAGCTTCTTGGAAAATATCTGGCAACAAAATCCATCAATTTATTAAGCAACATGTTATGAACACACCCAGACAAGACTCAGCATCTTAGTTCAAACTTAATGAGAATGAGCTAAAAATAAGATCTCATCTCGAGCAATTATCACCAAGTTAGAGGGTGTTAAGTTACTACAATGGAACTTCAGCTGATATCTACAAACTGATATCATTTATTGTATAAGAGGAGCTTACACGAGTTTACACTGACCTGTTTTGACTTTTGACAAAGTCAACAACAGACGTCTTGTTCACTAAAGGAAGTCAACTATATGAATCAAACAAAAGCATTGCAATAACTAATAAGCTAACAACTAAGCCTTGAAAAAGGAAATCAAGATATAAGTCTTTTCTATGGTATGGTTGTCGCAAAGGTTGTTTGTTTGCTAGAACAGAGTAAAAACCTGTTCTGGTGTTTCAAATACCAATAAATCTTCCTCCAGCCTAAAAATGGTAGGTAACTAACTAAagggaaagaaaatgaaaaaatgcCTTGGTCAGGAATTTTGCTGTTTAAATATCTTGATATTTTCTCTTTCCTTATTATTTATCACTTTGAGGTGCAGTTTGGGAAATGCTCACAATTTGAACATCAATTGAGAAATGGATTTACCAAAATTGGAAGATTGCAATATAGGAACAAAAtggaacaagaaaattaaactaTAAACATGAAGGAGGGGTAGGGGTGTAGGAAAGATCTGAGAGATCACCTACCATAGAAGTGAGAAATAAGTTGAACAGCCAGATGTTCCTGTCTACAATCATCACCACTCTTTACAATAACCTATGGGAAATGCAAAAATTGTACTGTAATGCACAAACGATTGGTAATATAAAGCACATATTCCAAACTGAAAATGTGAAGAAATCTAGAACAAAAAAACGACCACACTTTACATAATCATAGGTTGTACATCATTTTTATGttatacataaatattttaCAGTTGTTATTTATGATTGAGTTCATGTGTACATATGAAGCAAATTACTTTGGTTGAAAAAGGCACTTACAGATCGCAGATCCCAACCAGGTAACTTCCCATTTTCGGAAGCTTTGCGTATTCTCTCTTTCTTCACCTCCCAAAGTTCACCAGATAAGGCGTCACTGGCTTTGGGAGTAATTCCATTAACCTGTTAGGATGAATCAAGTCATATATGACAACTACATGTTGCTAATGtcaaataattaaaacaaaacCTTAACAACAATGTCTTACACTTGGTTGTGCATCAGATGAATCTTGACCAGAACTTCTCAAAGGGAGTCCAAGAGGTGCTTCACCTTTTGCTGCCGCGGCCTGCCAAAGATTCAAATGTTGATATCATAACATTTTCTCataattatgataaaaaaatatatatatattaaggtGGACTTTGCCAACCATTGGTTTCTTTCATTATAGGCTGCGCAAACATGCACCTTTGCCAATTCTGACACCAAATCAAGGCTCTTGGTAGGTGCTTAGACAAAAGTATTGTAAATGGTGGCACTAATAACTCTAAAAACAACATAAAAGCTCACCTTTACTTCTTCTATTGCAATTGTACTTGGAACACGGCGATGTTCCTTCCTCCGAGGTGGTGCTTGATCCTCAATATCTTCCAATCTAACCCCAGGATCAGCTGTCAAGACTACTCGTACCCATTCCAAATCACTGTCATGTCCTGCTTTTCCGTGTACACCCTTTCTGTGAATTGAAGCAATATTTCGAGTACTTCCAGGTAGTTTAGCCAATTCAGTCTTCTCTGTCTGTCGAGGTAATTGTTTCTCCACAGAAAGATTCACActaacaaatttattttttgccTCGGGTACATGGGTCATTGCCTGATCAATTGCTTGAGCAGTAGATCTTGACATCCTATCGTTGCTATTTCGATATGCTTCTTGTGCTGTCCGTAATGGATAAGCCCAAGGGGGTGGCTTGTGCAATAGAGCATCTCCATTTGCCAAAGGAATTCCACCTTGGGAAAGTTTCTGGGAGCTAGATGCCTCCTTGGAATTGCTACAGCAAATAATTGATAGAGAgaggaatatataaaaatatgcttttcaatttactttactatttactattttttacaATGCTGAATAGTATTATCCAAGTACAAGTAATACCTTGGAATTTCACATCTCAAAACTTCAACACAGATTAGGTAAGGtgccttctctctagaattcaaGAGAACAGCTTCATCTTCAGGTATATGCAGCACACGATACATGCCCTTTCCCAACGGAAAACATACTCCTAGGAACATATGACAAGCAAGATTCATATAGATGTAAGAAGATAGTTGAGATATACATATATAGTAAGCAAAGGGAAGCAATGTAACTTAATTGCCGCGTCTTGGAAATAAATTTAAACCTTCGACTGGAAACAACTACAAATAGAAAAATCCAAAGCATGAGGTGAACTTCAGATATATAACACATGTAGTTAAGGATTACCTCCATTGTTCTGAGCATCTGTTACATGTAAATTGATCTCTACAAGTGACTAGAAACATAACAACAAAAAATGTGTCAGAAAGACTGAAATGGAAAAGGATCAAGGACATATCTAGAATACAAACATATTTGAATCTCTATAAAAATTAGATGAAGAAACTAGAAGGCATTGAATAAAAATGTAAGAAAAAAACCTCACGCAGAGCACTTTTTCGATCTTCAATTGGAAATACATCCACTAAGCCATATGATGTCTCACATAATGATTGCACAAACTCCAGTGAATCATGGTAAGCTCCTTTGCGAAACTGAGATGCACTAAATGGTAGTGGGGGCTTTGTGGttgatttttcattttgttgctTTGGTGATCCAGGATGCTTCTGCCAAAGTAATATGATAACCCCGAAATGAGACATAATAATGAAATATGTCTGGAACTAAACCAAATGATAATTTATAAACAACTATTCAACAAACCTCTTTCTGCTTCTTTGATCCCAATAACTCTGAATCTTCTATTGATCGGTCACGATCTTTAAATAATTTGCGAAAAAAATTCTCTGTACCTGGACTACTCTCAAACAAGCCACCTTTATTGCCATTTTCATTGGCGGGACTACGTTTAGCATCTTCTGGGTGCACCCGAAACAGTCTTTTGAACAAGGAAAACTCGAAAAGCTCTTCTTCCTCACCATTGGCAGTGCCCTCTTCAGTTTTATCGTTTGTATCTTTCTTGTcctcaaatttatccttgaaaaaCTTCCTGATAAAcccttctttttcatcttcttccacAGGTTTGACACATTTCTCTTCAGAATTAGCAACTCCGTCATTTCTATCAGTCCCCTCCTTTCTATCTTCAGATTTCTCCCGGAAAAACTTTCGGAAAAGCCCCTCTTTCTCTGCATCTTCAATTGTTTTAGTGTGAGTTCCATCCTCAGAATCATTCTTGCTATCACGAAACAATCTCTTAAAAAATCCCTCAGAACTTGAGGTCAAATCCTCATCCTCGCCTCTATCCCTCAATAATCTTCGAAGGAAACCATCCTTTTCAGAGTCTTCTTCGTCACCCTTACTATCCCTACTGCTTAATaaccttttaaaaaaattatccttTTCAGAGTCTTCGTCATCTTTTTCAGATGACTTCCGAAAGGAAAATGCATCTCGTATTTTCTGGCCTAGCTCGTCCTCACCTTTGCTATCTTTTAGAAGTCTCTTGAAAAACCCATCCTTTTCAGAATCATTATTGTCTTTATCCACTGACTTCCTAAAACGCAAAGCATCTCTAAACTTTGGACTTGGAATAAGCTTCTTAAATATCTTGTTCTCATCAGGAGATAAAGGATTGCCATCCTCTTGCACAATGTTCCCCGAAGGAGGTGAGAACGATAAAGACTTCTGTGACGGCGGGGAGGATGTCAGAGACAAAAAGCGAGATTTCGAAGACAGTAACCTATTCAACTTGCCTCCAGAACTCGGAGTCTCGGTTTGAGGGCGAATCAAGGGAGGCCACTCGCCCATCAAGGTGGCTGCAATCTGGCACTTCTCCATAACCCTACTAATCCCTTCATTGTCATCAGAATCCTCAAGCTCGGCCAACAAGAACCAATGCACTTTCAAAGCAATCTTAAGCGACTTGGCGCACACATCTATGACAAACTTATCCAAGGAGGGGCTGGGCTTGTGTATCATCATGTAACATACTTGGAACAAATAACTCTCAATCCCCTGCAAGGGAAGAGTATACATTCTATTACAGAGATAATCACGCACCCCGGCGTGATCATGCTTGTACAAGTAGCTAACAGCAATCCACTCACAGAAGAAATCCGAGTCAAAGAACCTGATGAGCCAGCCGTTTTCACTTGACTCACCGGTGAGGTTCGACCTCGACGTGATTTCCCTGGGCTCATCAAAACCACGAATGAACCCGAGTAGCCTCACCATTCTCAATTTACTGTCATAAAAGGGAAACCCTAATTTCAATTGGATCGGATTCAAAACAACAAAAGCATGCTAGTTCTACTTCTACCCTTCCCATATAAACCCTTAAATCCGCTTAAACCTTCGCCCAAAACCCTAATCCTACATAAAACGAGGATACAGCTCTCACCAGTTGTCTACCTCAGGTGCCTATCACAGAACCCGAGTACCAAGAAACTGATCAGAACTTCTTATGCCCAATCATGCAACTACAGAGCGGCAAGTCGCTTCTTGTGGAGAAGACCAAGAGCAACAAAAACAGAAGCTAGAGATGAAGCAACCAGGGAACTCTTCTTGCAACAGAACTAAACCTGGAAATGGAGGTAAGGAAGATTCCAAAGCAGCGAGGAGAATGTGAATTTTGATTCTGCTGAGTGTGAAGCAGCGTGGAATCGGATCGTAGGAGGTAGCAGAGGATGATCTGTGTCTTTCGGCAGCTTAATGGAAAAGACAGTGTTTTAGAAGAGGGGAGTGGCGGTGGTTGCGGTGGGGCGGTGGTGGTCGTTGTTGCTTTTTGCAGAGTGTGAAAGACGACGCAGGTGACGTGCTAGTTAAATTTGAAGTTTGATTGTTTGAACATTAAAATTGTCACAAAAATACGTGAATAACTTGAAAGCTGCTAAGATGCGCATAGCTGTAAGATGCGCACTAGATGGCGCGTggtatttattaattttattttttatcttttaattttggtCAACCGtgtaaatataaattaatgggctaaatataaataaaataattgggCCTAGATTTCACGGACGTTATGCTTCCGCTTTACATGAACATTAGCACCGCTACTTTATTGTTTGGTAGATTCATCGATTTTTTTTCGGACCTGATGCCCTGACCTCTTTTCAGCCATCGACCTGATATCCCGCCTATTGGGCTTCCATACCATCATCTTTGGCATTTATCGAAGAATTGCAACAAGGTTTGGTTGTATGTTTTTGGTCACTCTAAAGAGTTCTTCACTTAAAGGATGAAATGAAAATAATGAATTCTATTTCAATTTAGGATTATTGACATTTGCAGCATTTTTGCATGGATATCTTCTTCCTCTAGATTGTGCCATTGTGGGCTCTGGTTGTCTGTATTTGTTCTTTTCTCCTCTGTTTTCCTTGGATTATCACATTTTGACCTATAGTACGGCCTGGGTCCTTGAATAACTTATTTGCTgaattcttggctttggtttcATTCGTTTCGTTTAGAATATGGCCACTTGTAACTATTATAAAACTAAAGGGACTGCTACACATACATACAAGTAAAAAAGGCTTACAAGCCTTACAAGTTAACTCAGCCCAATAATTTGTCCACGCGTACTCACTCTCTTTGAATGGAGCGTCAACCCACGCGCGTCACTCAAATGGTTACTCTTTGAAATAAGCGCTCGTCATGGCTAACTCTTCCTCTTTTCCTTCAAacaaaacacaaaccacaaagTTTCAAGCAACATTCCAAACTGAAGAGACATTATTCAAGGTCGAAATCGTCGCGAAGATAGAACTCTCCATCAACAATCTCCAGAAAAAACGAAGAAATATTATTCAAGGTACGTTACTATTTTACTAATCTTGTACACTTTTCACATTTCTGTTTCTGATTTCGAAATCGAAGAACTAGGTTTTACTGATCTTCTTGTTCTAAATCTCATATCACtgtttttactgttcttctTATTCTAGGTTTTACTCTTCTTGTAAGTTCCtctaggttttactgttcttcaAAGTGGttctaggttttactgttcttc is a window from the Arachis stenosperma cultivar V10309 chromosome 3, arast.V10309.gnm1.PFL2, whole genome shotgun sequence genome containing:
- the LOC130968022 gene encoding phosphatidylinositol 4-kinase beta 1-like, whose translation is MVRLLGFIRGFDEPREITSRSNLTGESSENGWLIRFFDSDFFCEWIAVSYLYKHDHAGVRDYLCNRMYTLPLQGIESYLFQVCYMMIHKPSPSLDKFVIDVCAKSLKIALKVHWFLLAELEDSDDNEGISRVMEKCQIAATLMGEWPPLIRPQTETPSSGGKLNRLLSSKSRFLSLTSSPPSQKSLSFSPPSGNIVQEDGNPLSPDENKIFKKLIPSPKFRDALRFRKSVDKDNNDSEKDGFFKRLLKDSKGEDELGQKIRDAFSFRKSSEKDDEDSEKDNFFKRLLSSRDSKGDEEDSEKDGFLRRLLRDRGEDEDLTSSSEGFFKRLFRDSKNDSEDGTHTKTIEDAEKEGLFRKFFREKSEDRKEGTDRNDGVANSEEKCVKPVEEDEKEGFIRKFFKDKFEDKKDTNDKTEEGTANGEEEELFEFSLFKRLFRVHPEDAKRSPANENGNKGGLFESSPGTENFFRKLFKDRDRSIEDSELLGSKKQKEKHPGSPKQQNEKSTTKPPLPFSASQFRKGAYHDSLEFVQSLCETSYGLVDVFPIEDRKSALRESLVEINLHVTDAQNNGGVCFPLGKGMYRVLHIPEDEAVLLNSREKAPYLICVEVLRCEIPSNSKEASSSQKLSQGGIPLANGDALLHKPPPWAYPLRTAQEAYRNSNDRMSRSTAQAIDQAMTHVPEAKNKFVSVNLSVEKQLPRQTEKTELAKLPGSTRNIASIHRKGVHGKAGHDSDLEWVRVVLTADPGVRLEDIEDQAPPRRKEHRRVPSTIAIEEVKAAAAKGEAPLGLPLRSSGQDSSDAQPSVNGITPKASDALSGELWEVKKERIRKASENGKLPGWDLRSVIVKSGDDCRQEHLAVQLISHFYDIFQEAGLPLWLRPYEVLCTSSYTALIETIPDTASLHSIKSRHPNISSLREFFNAKYQENSPSFKLAQRNFVESMAGYSLVCYLLQVKDRHNGNLLLDEEGHIIHIDFGFMLSNSPGGVNFESAPFKLTRELLEVMDSDAEGVPSEFFDYFKVLCIQGFLTCRKHAERIILLVEMLQDSGFPCFKGGARTIQNLRKRFHLSLTEEQCVSLVLSLISSSLDAWRTRQYDYYQKVLNGIL